A genomic window from Sulfurospirillum multivorans DSM 12446 includes:
- a CDS encoding HD-GYP domain-containing protein: protein MDTHAMLGYEMLKYSTRPLLKIAAIVAKEHHEKYDGTGYPEQKSGEEIHIYGRITALADVFDALGSERVYKSAWDDEKIFALFQSERGKHFDPKLVDIFFEHLDEFLHVREQMRD from the coding sequence ATGGACACCCACGCAATGCTAGGGTATGAGATGCTCAAATATTCCACACGCCCTTTGCTGAAAATTGCAGCGATTGTAGCCAAAGAGCATCATGAAAAGTACGATGGCACAGGCTATCCTGAGCAAAAAAGTGGTGAGGAGATTCATATTTACGGTCGTATTACCGCACTCGCAGATGTTTTTGACGCCCTTGGAAGCGAGCGCGTGTATAAATCTGCATGGGATGATGAGAAAATTTTCGCACTTTTCCAGAGCGAAAGAGGGAAGCATTTCGATCCTAAGCTGGTCGATATTTTCTTTGAGCACTTGGATGAATTTTTACATGTAAGAGAGCAAATGCGCGATTGA